Proteins found in one Tumebacillus sp. BK434 genomic segment:
- a CDS encoding ABC transporter permease: MNVWESVLLALENVRVNKMRSFLTIIGIVVGVAAVIAVVSIGQAGKSSLVSELGQVADGSFIVIPQSQGETGGVTVDDVEQIKRLKGIDAAIGMLTLPAESKHGKETINFTLNGTNADYIKINNVKITAGHFFTAGEERSRQKVLVVEQKYAEKMYGSAAAALNKKVTLNSSVYRIVGVYKVEESLLAGLAGNVYNALLPLGALPGVGEVRDVQYIQAKAATADQAEVGKQLKEVRKLLAKRHNTAASNYIAQTGEETQQAVASAFNVVQTIIGSIAGISLLVGGIGVMNIMLVSVTERTREIGIRKAIGATPGMIMRQFLVEAVILCFLGGLIGTLIGLLAAGIFSMATGWPFLVSWWTILLAFGFSAAVGIFFGLYPANKAARMQPIESLRYE; this comes from the coding sequence ATGAATGTCTGGGAAAGCGTCCTGCTCGCCTTGGAGAACGTGCGCGTCAACAAAATGCGCTCCTTTCTCACGATCATCGGCATCGTGGTCGGCGTGGCGGCGGTCATCGCCGTCGTCTCGATCGGCCAGGCCGGCAAGTCGTCTCTGGTCAGCGAACTCGGCCAAGTGGCGGACGGCTCCTTTATCGTCATCCCGCAGAGCCAAGGCGAAACGGGCGGGGTGACGGTCGACGACGTGGAGCAGATCAAGCGTCTCAAGGGCATCGACGCAGCGATTGGTATGCTCACGCTTCCGGCGGAGTCGAAACATGGCAAAGAGACGATCAACTTCACCTTGAACGGCACCAACGCCGACTACATCAAGATCAACAACGTCAAGATCACAGCGGGTCATTTCTTCACGGCGGGCGAAGAGCGTTCCCGGCAAAAAGTGCTGGTCGTGGAGCAGAAGTACGCCGAGAAGATGTACGGCTCGGCGGCGGCCGCGCTGAACAAAAAAGTGACCTTGAACAGCAGCGTCTACCGCATCGTCGGCGTCTACAAAGTGGAGGAATCGCTGCTGGCAGGTCTGGCCGGCAACGTGTATAACGCCTTGTTGCCGCTCGGGGCGCTGCCTGGCGTCGGCGAAGTTCGCGACGTGCAGTACATCCAGGCGAAAGCGGCGACGGCAGACCAGGCGGAAGTCGGCAAGCAGCTCAAAGAAGTGCGCAAACTGCTCGCCAAGCGCCACAACACAGCGGCGTCGAACTACATCGCCCAGACCGGCGAAGAGACGCAGCAAGCGGTGGCATCGGCGTTTAACGTGGTGCAGACGATCATCGGATCGATCGCCGGCATCTCGCTGCTCGTCGGCGGGATCGGCGTGATGAACATCATGCTCGTCTCCGTCACGGAGCGCACCCGCGAGATCGGCATTCGCAAGGCGATCGGTGCGACGCCGGGCATGATCATGCGCCAGTTCCTCGTCGAAGCGGTCATTCTCTGCTTCCTCGGCGGTCTGATCGGCACTTTGATCGGCCTGCTCGCCGCGGGCATCTTCTCGATGGCGACCGGCTGGCCGTTCCTCGTCTCGTGGTGGACGATCCTGCTGGCGTTCGGTTTCTCGGCAGCAGTCGGCATTTTCTTCGGTCTGTATCCGGCAAACAAAGCGGCGCGGATGCAGCCGATCGAGTCTTTGCGCTATGAGTAA
- a CDS encoding ABC transporter ATP-binding protein, translating to MITLTGISKTYDQGGLEVHALHPTDLFIGQGEFVAIMGPSGSGKSTLMNLLGCLDVPSAGRYVLDGEEVQSLTEDELAIVRNQKIGFVFQSFNLLPRQTILKNVELPMLYGGVPQAERTERAKELLAKVGLADRTSHRPNELSGGQKQRVAIARALAMNPPILLADEPTGNLDSKSSLDIMHLFRQINDEGATVILVTHEADIAEHAKRVLRFGDGVIREDVQNEQRASGEVLA from the coding sequence ATGATCACCTTGACCGGCATTTCCAAAACCTACGATCAAGGCGGGCTGGAAGTGCACGCGCTGCATCCGACCGACCTGTTCATCGGCCAAGGCGAATTTGTGGCGATCATGGGCCCGTCCGGCTCGGGCAAGTCGACGCTGATGAACCTGCTCGGCTGCCTCGACGTGCCGTCGGCGGGCCGCTATGTGCTGGATGGGGAAGAAGTGCAGAGCTTGACGGAAGATGAGCTGGCGATCGTGCGCAACCAGAAGATCGGCTTCGTCTTCCAGAGCTTCAATCTGCTGCCCCGCCAGACGATCTTGAAAAATGTCGAGCTGCCGATGCTGTACGGCGGCGTGCCGCAAGCGGAGCGCACGGAGCGGGCGAAGGAATTGCTCGCCAAAGTCGGGCTGGCCGACCGCACCTCGCACCGCCCGAACGAGCTGTCCGGCGGACAGAAGCAGCGTGTCGCCATCGCCCGCGCCTTGGCGATGAACCCGCCGATCCTGCTCGCCGACGAGCCGACGGGGAACCTCGACTCCAAGTCGTCGCTCGACATCATGCATCTGTTCCGGCAGATCAATGACGAAGGGGCGACGGTGATCCTCGTCACGCACGAAGCGGACATCGCCGAGCACGCCAAGCGCGTCCTGCGCTTCGGCGACGGCGTGATCCGCGAAGATGTGCAGAATGAGCAGCGCGCCTCCGGGGAGGTGCTGGCATGA
- a CDS encoding efflux RND transporter periplasmic adaptor subunit: MNKKLIWSSVIAVSVIGLVGANVYNLNKTIDVSVAAAEEGAISETVFASGQIESAEVQHYFAPASGIVEKLSVKPGDAVKKGQTLYTLRVDELQQQLKMEQNNVKIAEAEREAARKQNAAAQSNPLLSGQKVDLTLYDLKIENARMSVEAVQKKIASATVTASNAGVVTQLDIKAGQMLMEGAPALVIANPGALQVRAQIGELDAGKVQQGLAVTVSGDAFADSTYPGKLTYLAPTAAIANPAAKDPSVEMVVALDNPAPKLRPGYNATVEITLTEAERHPLVPLEAVKREGDKALVYRVENGKAVEAEVKTGKEDETHIEILSGLSAGDEIIKSVPEDLRAGKKVKVQ; the protein is encoded by the coding sequence ATGAACAAAAAGCTGATCTGGAGTTCTGTCATCGCCGTGTCGGTCATCGGACTCGTCGGGGCGAACGTCTACAATCTGAACAAAACGATCGACGTCTCCGTCGCCGCAGCGGAAGAAGGCGCGATCTCAGAAACGGTGTTCGCCAGCGGGCAGATCGAGTCGGCTGAGGTGCAGCACTATTTTGCCCCGGCGAGCGGCATCGTCGAGAAGTTGTCGGTCAAGCCCGGCGACGCGGTGAAAAAGGGGCAGACCTTGTACACGCTGCGCGTCGACGAGCTGCAGCAGCAGCTGAAGATGGAGCAAAACAACGTCAAGATCGCCGAAGCGGAACGCGAGGCGGCCCGCAAGCAAAATGCAGCGGCACAGAGCAACCCGCTCTTGTCCGGACAGAAGGTCGACCTGACCCTGTACGACCTGAAGATCGAAAACGCCAGAATGTCGGTGGAGGCGGTGCAGAAGAAGATCGCTTCCGCCACCGTCACCGCTTCGAATGCGGGCGTCGTCACACAATTGGACATCAAAGCGGGCCAGATGCTGATGGAAGGCGCTCCGGCGCTGGTCATCGCCAACCCGGGCGCGCTGCAGGTGCGCGCGCAGATCGGTGAGCTCGATGCGGGCAAAGTGCAGCAGGGGCTCGCCGTTACCGTCAGCGGCGACGCGTTTGCCGACAGCACGTACCCGGGCAAATTGACCTATCTGGCGCCGACGGCGGCGATCGCCAATCCGGCCGCCAAAGATCCGTCCGTGGAGATGGTCGTCGCCCTCGACAATCCGGCGCCCAAGCTGCGCCCGGGCTATAACGCAACGGTGGAGATCACGCTGACCGAAGCGGAGCGGCACCCGCTGGTGCCGCTGGAAGCGGTCAAGCGCGAAGGCGACAAAGCGCTCGTCTACCGCGTGGAAAACGGCAAAGCGGTCGAAGCGGAAGTCAAGACGGGCAAAGAGGATGAGACGCACATCGAGATCCTGAGCGGCCTGTCTGCCGGGGATGAGATCATCAAAAGCGTACCGGAGGACCTGCGCGCCGGCAAAAAGGTGAAGGTGCAATGA
- a CDS encoding YIP1 family protein has protein sequence MGNILGVLTQPAAAFERLRGKGGWVLTLILLTALSVLALWLQGDAMIGTIDQELSRQAERGQEIPETVRDLALASALGIGYVTAALSIVLTMFIGGLLLLLVNLFVRGEATYMQLSKVALYSYIPTIIGTLLTGIIAYATGATSLFDVSLTAGAFVSDKTSMLFVLAQMVNPFAIWSLVLMIIGTSVMTRKGRGSVATWIVIGWAVVSFLTLLGSKAA, from the coding sequence ATGGGGAATATTCTTGGGGTACTTACACAACCGGCCGCCGCGTTTGAACGGCTGCGCGGAAAAGGCGGTTGGGTGCTGACGTTGATTTTGCTGACGGCGCTGTCGGTGCTGGCCTTGTGGCTGCAAGGGGATGCGATGATCGGCACGATCGATCAGGAGCTGAGCAGACAGGCGGAGCGGGGACAGGAGATTCCGGAAACGGTCCGCGATCTTGCACTCGCATCTGCGCTTGGCATCGGCTACGTCACGGCAGCGCTCAGCATCGTGCTGACGATGTTTATCGGCGGTCTGCTCCTGCTGCTCGTCAACTTGTTCGTGCGCGGAGAAGCCACTTACATGCAGCTGTCGAAAGTTGCGCTCTACTCGTACATCCCGACGATCATCGGGACGCTGCTCACCGGGATCATCGCCTATGCGACCGGTGCGACCTCGCTGTTTGATGTGTCGCTGACGGCGGGCGCGTTTGTGTCCGATAAAACGTCGATGCTGTTCGTCCTCGCGCAGATGGTCAACCCGTTTGCGATCTGGAGCCTGGTGCTGATGATCATCGGGACTTCGGTGATGACGCGCAAAGGCCGCGGTTCTGTTGCGACGTGGATCGTGATCGGCTGGGCGGTCGTCAGCTTCCTCACCCTGCTCGGCTCGAAGGCGGCATAA
- the argH gene encoding argininosuccinate lyase — MKLWGGRFTKPTNELVEEFTASISFDQRLAAQDIQGSLAHVKMLGACGIIPQEDADTISAGLLKLKEKWEGGELPFSIGDEDVHMNLEKHLIAEIGPVGGKLHTGRSRNDQVALDMHLFLKAEAAELAGLLLHLVEVLVAKSEQHLDVIIPGYTHLQRAQPVLLAQHFLAYAGMFRRDVERLQDALKRIDMMPLGAGALAGTTFPIDRELVAQELGFSRLYENSMDAVSDRDFILEFLSAASIVMMHLSRFCEELVLWSSTEFGFVELDDAYCTGSSIMPQKKNPDVAELIRGKTGRVYGHLFSLLTVLKGLPLAYNKDLQEDKEGMFDTVDTLKTSLILFAGMIETMTVRRENTEQAVQQDFSVATDLADYLVRKGLPFRQAHEVIGKLVLHCIEKGKYLPDLTFAEYQGFSELFAEDLYAAIDVRNVVEARGSLGGTGTESVKKQIASYQDWLAVQGREV; from the coding sequence ATGAAACTCTGGGGCGGACGCTTCACAAAACCGACCAATGAGCTGGTCGAAGAGTTCACCGCATCGATCTCCTTCGACCAGCGCCTCGCCGCACAGGACATCCAAGGCTCGCTCGCACACGTCAAGATGCTCGGCGCGTGCGGCATCATCCCGCAGGAAGATGCCGACACGATCTCGGCCGGCCTCTTGAAGTTGAAGGAAAAATGGGAAGGTGGCGAGCTCCCGTTTTCCATCGGCGATGAAGACGTGCACATGAACCTCGAAAAACACCTGATCGCCGAGATCGGCCCTGTCGGCGGCAAACTGCACACTGGGCGCTCCCGCAACGACCAGGTCGCGCTCGACATGCACCTGTTTTTGAAGGCGGAAGCGGCTGAGCTTGCCGGGCTGCTGCTCCACCTCGTCGAGGTGCTGGTCGCGAAATCGGAACAGCATCTCGATGTGATCATCCCCGGCTACACCCACCTGCAGCGCGCGCAGCCGGTGCTGCTCGCCCAGCATTTTCTCGCTTATGCAGGCATGTTCCGCCGCGATGTGGAGCGCCTGCAGGACGCGTTGAAGCGGATCGACATGATGCCGCTCGGAGCGGGGGCGCTGGCCGGGACGACGTTCCCGATCGACCGGGAGCTGGTCGCGCAAGAACTGGGCTTCTCGCGCCTGTATGAGAACTCGATGGACGCGGTCAGCGACCGCGACTTCATCCTCGAGTTCCTGTCGGCCGCGTCGATCGTGATGATGCACCTGTCCCGTTTTTGCGAGGAGCTGGTGCTGTGGTCGTCGACCGAGTTTGGTTTTGTCGAGCTGGACGATGCGTACTGCACCGGCTCCTCGATCATGCCGCAGAAAAAGAACCCGGACGTCGCCGAGCTGATCCGCGGCAAGACGGGACGCGTGTACGGGCATCTGTTCTCCCTGCTGACCGTGCTCAAGGGCCTGCCGCTCGCCTACAACAAGGATCTGCAGGAAGACAAAGAGGGGATGTTCGACACGGTCGACACCTTGAAGACCTCTTTGATCCTCTTCGCCGGGATGATCGAAACGATGACGGTGCGCCGCGAAAATACGGAGCAGGCGGTGCAGCAGGACTTCTCCGTCGCCACCGACCTCGCCGACTATCTGGTGCGCAAAGGGCTGCCGTTCCGGCAGGCGCATGAAGTGATCGGCAAGCTCGTCCTGCACTGCATCGAGAAGGGCAAGTATCTGCCCGATCTGACATTTGCAGAATACCAGGGCTTTTCGGAGCTGTTTGCCGAGGATCTCTATGCGGCGATCGACGTGCGCAATGTGGTCGAAGCGCGGGGCTCGCTCGGCGGAACGGGCACGGAAAGCGTGAAAAAGCAGATCGCATCTTATCAAGACTGGCTGGCTGTCCAAGGCCGCGAAGTGTAA
- a CDS encoding argininosuccinate synthase, protein MSKKKLILAYSGGLDTSVAITWLNEQGYEVIAVSADVGEGKDLEFVKNKALQVGAAQSYMIDARELFAQEFILPSLKANALYEHKYPLSAALSRPLISQLLVQYAEQEGAVAVAHGCTGKGNDQVRFDVSVTALNPNLEIVAPVREWGWSRDEEIEYAKQHNIPIPITKENPFSVDANLWGRSCECGVLEDPWAEAPEAAFEWTVNPVDAPNAPEYVEIGFEKGVPVSLNGEALGLVELVEQLNKIGGAHGVGRIDHVENRLIGIKSREVYEAPGALILIAAHRELETITLPREVAHFKPQLELKYTELVYNGLWFSPLKKALDAFIEETQATVTGTVRVKLHKGTYQPVGRKSEQSLYDLDLATYSPDDAFDHNAAKGFIKLWGLPTKVYSKVNTSK, encoded by the coding sequence ATGTCCAAGAAAAAACTTATCCTCGCCTACTCCGGCGGTCTCGATACCTCGGTGGCGATCACCTGGCTCAACGAACAAGGCTATGAAGTCATCGCTGTCTCCGCCGACGTCGGCGAAGGCAAAGACCTCGAATTTGTGAAAAACAAAGCCCTGCAAGTCGGCGCCGCCCAATCGTACATGATCGACGCCCGTGAGCTGTTTGCCCAAGAGTTTATCCTGCCGTCCTTGAAAGCGAACGCGCTGTACGAGCACAAATACCCGCTGTCCGCCGCGCTGTCCCGCCCGCTGATCTCGCAGCTGCTCGTGCAGTACGCCGAGCAGGAAGGCGCCGTCGCCGTCGCTCACGGCTGCACCGGCAAAGGCAACGACCAAGTTCGCTTCGACGTATCGGTCACCGCGCTCAACCCGAACCTCGAAATCGTGGCGCCGGTCCGCGAGTGGGGCTGGTCGCGCGATGAAGAGATCGAGTACGCGAAGCAGCACAACATTCCGATCCCGATCACCAAGGAGAACCCGTTCTCCGTCGATGCCAACCTCTGGGGCCGCTCCTGCGAATGCGGTGTGCTGGAAGATCCGTGGGCGGAAGCGCCGGAAGCGGCGTTCGAGTGGACGGTCAACCCGGTCGATGCGCCGAACGCGCCGGAGTATGTGGAGATCGGGTTTGAAAAAGGGGTCCCGGTCTCGTTGAACGGCGAGGCGCTCGGACTGGTCGAACTGGTTGAGCAGCTGAACAAGATCGGCGGCGCGCACGGCGTTGGCCGCATCGACCATGTGGAAAACCGCTTGATCGGCATCAAGTCCCGCGAAGTGTACGAAGCGCCGGGCGCGCTGATCCTGATCGCCGCACACCGCGAGCTGGAAACGATCACCTTGCCGCGCGAAGTGGCGCACTTCAAACCGCAACTGGAACTGAAATACACCGAGCTCGTCTACAACGGCCTCTGGTTCTCGCCGCTGAAGAAAGCGCTCGACGCTTTCATTGAAGAAACGCAAGCGACCGTCACCGGCACCGTCCGCGTCAAGCTGCACAAAGGCACCTACCAGCCGGTCGGCCGCAAATCGGAGCAGTCCCTGTACGACCTCGACCTCGCGACTTACTCGCCGGACGATGCGTTCGATCATAACGCGGCGAAAGGCTTCATCAAGCTGTGGGGCCTGCCGACCAAAGTCTACTCCAAAGTCAACACCAGCAAGTAA
- the argF gene encoding ornithine carbamoyltransferase encodes MATIPLHTLPAHELQGRDFLDFADFSAQELQALLKLALELKQKHKAGVAFRPLAGKTLGMIFEKASTRTRVSFEVAMNQLGGQAMFLSGRDTQIGRGEPIPDTARVLSRYLDGIMIRTFGHEIVTEFAEYATVPVINGLTDLHHPCQVLADVLTLLEKKGKLQGLTVTYVGDGNNMANSWLIAAPKFGLNLRIATPPGYECDPAVVAQAQQLASFHGTELLLTSDPVAAVKDTDMIYTDVWASMGQEEEQKQREQDFAAYQVNQTLAAHAKPDYLFMHCLPAHRGEEVSAEVIDGPNSVVFDEAENRLHVQKAILVATMSYN; translated from the coding sequence ATGGCGACCATTCCGCTGCACACCCTGCCTGCTCATGAGCTGCAGGGACGCGATTTTCTCGATTTTGCCGACTTCTCGGCACAAGAGCTGCAAGCGCTGCTCAAACTGGCGCTGGAGCTGAAACAAAAACACAAAGCGGGCGTTGCGTTCCGCCCGCTGGCTGGGAAGACGCTCGGCATGATTTTTGAAAAAGCGTCCACGCGGACCCGCGTTTCGTTCGAAGTGGCGATGAACCAGCTCGGCGGGCAGGCGATGTTCCTGTCAGGCCGCGACACGCAGATCGGCCGCGGTGAACCGATTCCCGATACCGCGCGCGTCCTGTCGCGCTATCTGGACGGCATCATGATCCGCACGTTCGGCCATGAGATCGTCACCGAATTTGCTGAATACGCCACCGTGCCGGTGATCAACGGGCTGACCGACCTGCACCATCCCTGCCAGGTGCTGGCCGACGTGCTGACCCTGCTCGAGAAGAAAGGCAAGCTGCAGGGCCTGACCGTCACCTATGTCGGCGACGGCAACAACATGGCCAACTCCTGGCTGATCGCAGCGCCGAAGTTCGGCCTCAACCTGCGCATCGCCACCCCGCCCGGCTACGAATGCGACCCGGCGGTCGTCGCACAGGCGCAGCAGCTCGCCTCCTTCCACGGCACCGAACTGCTGCTCACGAGCGACCCGGTCGCCGCCGTGAAAGACACCGACATGATCTATACCGACGTCTGGGCTTCGATGGGGCAGGAGGAGGAGCAGAAGCAGCGCGAGCAGGATTTTGCCGCCTACCAGGTCAACCAAACGCTCGCAGCCCACGCCAAGCCGGACTATCTGTTCATGCACTGCCTGCCCGCCCATCGCGGCGAAGAGGTCAGCGCCGAAGTGATCGACGGCCCCAACTCGGTCGTGTTCGATGAGGCGGAGAACCGCCTGCACGTCCAAAAGGCGATTCTCGTCGCCACGATGAGCTACAACTAG
- the carB gene encoding carbamoyl-phosphate synthase large subunit yields MSAAAPNLAKILVIGSGPIVIGQAAEFDYAGTQACKALREEGCEVILVNSNPATIMTDHEVADRIYIEPLTVPTLTAIIAQERPQGLLATLGGQTALNLAVDLAEAGVLAEYDVQLLGTPLASIQRAEDRQLFKDLMEELEQPIPESAIVHTLAEGRAFLQEIGLPVILRPAFTLGGTGGGIAETLEEFEDILLRGLKQSPISQVLVERSIKGWKEIEYEVMRDSNDTCITICNMENLDPVGVHTGDSIVVAPSQTLTDREYQMLRTASLKIIRGLKIEGGCNVQFALDPHAERYCVIEVNPRVSRSSALASKATGYPIAKIAAKIAIGQHLHEIVNPVTGKTFASFEPALDYIVVKVPRWPFDKFPLADRTLGTQMKATGEVMALGRTFEEALQKAVRSLEIGADGLTWKGALAAPDVADDRRLFALMEALRGGAAWQELQAATAVDAWFLQKLQGLVDVEREIAQAELSAELLTRCKQRGFSDARIAQLNGIAADEVTALRKRWGISPAYQLVDTCAAEFVSATPYFYSTYHGEDEYLSPTNKQKALVLGSGPIRIGQGIEFDYCSVHAVKALEKLGFETVILNNNPETVSTDFDTADRLFFEPLTAEDVLEVAAREGIDRVFVQFGGQTAINLAEPLQRHGLTLAGTTLAAIHRAEDREEFRQLLDGLGIPQTQGSSAYTVAEALQAASAIGYPVMVRPSYVIGGRGMAIVHDEQELVRYMEQAMGIATAHPSESSQSNGEAGADAESNRTSAFGHPILIDQYLTGQEVEVDAICDGEHVLIPGIFEHIERAGVHSGDSLAVYPPQSLSEAVTATLVAYTQNIAKALGIIGLLNIQFVLANDSVYVLEANPRASRTVPILSKVTGVPMVELAVRAQCGERLADCGYGIGLYPAKDHVVVKAPVFSFGKLTGLDIQLGPEMKSTGEALGIGQTYPEALAKAFLGSGLSLPADGGVLLSITDRLKAESLPLLRQLAGHGMTLYATAGTAAFLETSGLAAHPVSRDEDEVLTLLKSGKISLVLNLPTQGNDPARLGCLIRRFTVEMKIPCLTALDTAAAWLLSLEAGTGVTPYAIDSQGGISHGDHSAAHPACS; encoded by the coding sequence TTGTCAGCAGCAGCACCTAATCTCGCCAAAATCCTCGTCATCGGTTCCGGCCCGATCGTCATCGGGCAGGCCGCCGAGTTCGACTACGCCGGAACGCAAGCCTGCAAAGCGCTCCGCGAAGAAGGCTGCGAGGTGATTCTCGTCAACTCCAACCCGGCGACGATCATGACCGACCACGAGGTGGCCGACCGCATCTACATCGAGCCGCTGACCGTGCCGACGCTGACGGCGATCATCGCCCAAGAGCGTCCGCAAGGTCTGCTCGCGACGCTCGGCGGACAGACGGCGCTCAACCTCGCCGTCGACCTCGCCGAAGCGGGCGTGCTCGCCGAATATGACGTGCAGCTGCTCGGCACGCCGCTGGCTTCGATCCAGCGCGCGGAGGACCGTCAGCTGTTCAAAGACCTGATGGAGGAGCTGGAGCAGCCGATTCCGGAGAGCGCGATCGTACACACGCTCGCCGAAGGACGCGCGTTTCTGCAGGAGATCGGACTGCCGGTCATCTTGCGCCCGGCCTTTACACTGGGCGGCACCGGGGGCGGGATCGCCGAGACGTTGGAGGAATTTGAAGACATCCTCCTGCGCGGGCTGAAGCAGTCGCCGATCTCGCAGGTGCTCGTCGAGCGCAGCATCAAGGGCTGGAAAGAGATCGAATATGAAGTGATGCGCGACAGCAACGACACCTGCATCACGATCTGCAACATGGAGAATCTCGACCCGGTCGGCGTGCACACCGGCGACTCGATCGTCGTCGCTCCGTCACAGACCTTGACCGACCGCGAGTACCAGATGCTGCGGACGGCGTCGCTTAAGATCATTCGCGGGCTGAAGATCGAAGGGGGCTGCAACGTGCAGTTCGCGCTCGATCCGCATGCGGAGCGCTACTGTGTGATCGAAGTCAACCCGCGCGTCTCCCGCTCGTCAGCCTTGGCCTCCAAAGCGACCGGCTATCCGATCGCCAAGATCGCCGCGAAGATCGCGATTGGGCAGCATTTGCACGAGATTGTGAATCCCGTCACAGGCAAGACGTTCGCGTCGTTCGAACCGGCTTTGGACTACATCGTGGTCAAAGTGCCGCGTTGGCCGTTCGACAAGTTCCCGCTGGCCGACCGCACGCTCGGCACGCAGATGAAAGCGACCGGCGAAGTGATGGCGCTCGGACGCACGTTCGAAGAAGCGCTGCAAAAAGCGGTCCGGTCGCTGGAGATCGGCGCGGACGGCTTGACGTGGAAGGGCGCGCTCGCCGCGCCGGACGTGGCAGATGACCGCCGGCTGTTTGCGCTGATGGAAGCGCTGCGCGGCGGCGCAGCGTGGCAAGAGCTGCAAGCGGCGACCGCCGTGGATGCGTGGTTCTTGCAAAAGCTGCAAGGGCTGGTCGATGTGGAGCGGGAGATCGCGCAGGCGGAACTGTCTGCAGAACTGCTCACCCGCTGCAAGCAAAGAGGCTTCTCCGACGCGCGCATCGCCCAGTTGAACGGCATCGCGGCCGACGAGGTGACGGCGCTGCGCAAACGGTGGGGCATCTCTCCGGCCTATCAGCTGGTCGATACGTGTGCGGCCGAATTTGTATCCGCCACACCGTATTTTTACTCAACTTACCATGGCGAAGATGAATACCTTTCGCCTACGAACAAGCAAAAAGCGCTGGTGCTGGGCTCCGGCCCGATCCGCATCGGGCAGGGGATCGAGTTTGACTACTGCTCGGTGCACGCGGTGAAGGCGCTGGAGAAGCTCGGTTTCGAGACGGTGATTCTGAACAACAACCCGGAGACGGTCTCCACCGATTTTGACACGGCCGACCGCCTGTTCTTCGAGCCGCTGACGGCGGAGGATGTGCTGGAAGTGGCAGCCAGAGAGGGGATCGACCGCGTGTTCGTCCAATTTGGCGGGCAGACGGCGATCAATCTCGCCGAACCGCTGCAACGCCATGGTCTGACCTTGGCGGGCACCACGCTCGCTGCGATCCACCGGGCGGAAGACCGCGAAGAGTTCCGCCAGTTGCTCGACGGGCTGGGCATTCCTCAGACGCAAGGCAGTTCGGCCTACACCGTGGCCGAAGCTCTGCAGGCAGCGTCTGCCATCGGCTACCCGGTCATGGTGCGCCCGTCCTACGTGATCGGCGGACGGGGCATGGCGATCGTCCATGACGAGCAGGAGCTCGTCCGTTACATGGAACAGGCGATGGGGATCGCAACAGCCCATCCGTCCGAGAGCAGCCAGAGTAATGGCGAAGCAGGCGCGGACGCTGAATCGAACCGTACCAGCGCCTTCGGACACCCGATCCTGATCGACCAGTACCTGACCGGTCAAGAGGTGGAAGTCGACGCGATCTGCGACGGGGAGCACGTGCTCATCCCCGGCATCTTCGAGCACATTGAGCGGGCCGGCGTCCACTCCGGCGACTCGTTGGCTGTGTACCCGCCGCAATCGCTGAGCGAAGCGGTCACCGCGACCCTCGTCGCCTACACGCAAAACATCGCCAAGGCGCTCGGTATCATCGGCCTGCTCAACATCCAGTTTGTGCTCGCGAACGACAGCGTCTACGTGCTGGAAGCCAACCCCCGCGCCTCGCGGACGGTGCCGATCCTGTCGAAAGTGACCGGGGTGCCGATGGTCGAGCTCGCCGTCCGCGCCCAGTGCGGTGAACGGCTGGCCGACTGCGGCTATGGCATCGGGCTCTACCCGGCAAAAGACCACGTCGTCGTCAAAGCGCCCGTCTTCTCCTTTGGCAAGCTGACCGGCCTCGACATCCAGCTCGGCCCGGAAATGAAGTCGACCGGTGAAGCGCTCGGCATCGGCCAGACCTACCCGGAGGCGCTCGCCAAAGCGTTCCTCGGCAGCGGACTTTCCCTGCCGGCAGACGGCGGCGTGCTCCTCTCGATCACCGACCGCCTGAAAGCGGAAAGCCTGCCGCTGCTGCGCCAGCTCGCCGGGCATGGCATGACGCTGTACGCCACCGCTGGCACGGCCGCCTTTTTAGAAACATCCGGCCTGGCCGCCCACCCCGTTTCCCGCGATGAAGATGAGGTGCTGACCCTGCTCAAATCGGGCAAGATCTCCCTCGTGCTCAACCTGCCGACCCAAGGAAACGACCCGGCGCGCCTCGGCTGCCTGATCCGCCGCTTTACTGTTGAAATGAAGATCCCCTGCCTGACCGCGCTCGACACGGCCGCCGCCTGGCTGTTGTCGCTGGAAGCGGGCACAGGGGTCACCCCATACGCGATCGATTCTCAAGGAGGGATTTCCCATGGCGACCATTCCGCTGCACACCCTGCCTGCTCATGA